Proteins from a genomic interval of Anatilimnocola floriformis:
- a CDS encoding DnaA/Hda family protein — MTRDDMEIVSAVQTALAGKVGTQLVAMWASASFSWKREGERLILTAPDSFRLDRLRRFKGELQAAAVDVIGPQAIVDLRVAEQSKTAVVGGRVTPIKGGPVQREFPGLVAVDPAPVESAAAVPSSPPAAPSTIHPPLLPSDTIEQSPPPAAATIFRLPSVPAASHNASSPDDSSDQTPAQQPHRMARRNFASLDAFVVGEGNRLAHAAVKNLLSQLGRYSPLFLSGPPGSGKTHLLEGCWRYARQVAPQRRTIYLSAEQFTTQFVEALRGSGLPSFRRKYRDVELLLIDDLQFFAGKPSTLTELQHTVDTLLRAGRQVVFAADRSLPELKNLGSELVGRIGGGLVCAIDAADLQTRLGILEQLAGSHQTPTPKTVLEWLATQLDGDARQLAGALNRLHATSEALHCRIDLPFAQRALADLVRVNRKAVRLADISNTICEMFGIDEQSLQSESKSPVVSHPRMLAMWLARKYTRAALSEIGKHFGRKSHTTVISAEDKVSEWLVSGKKSLLLPEGDCRLEDVVKRVESQLRLA, encoded by the coding sequence GTGACCAGGGACGATATGGAGATCGTGTCAGCCGTGCAAACCGCATTGGCTGGCAAGGTCGGAACTCAACTAGTCGCGATGTGGGCCAGCGCCTCCTTTTCGTGGAAACGGGAAGGAGAACGCCTGATCCTCACCGCTCCCGATTCCTTCCGGCTCGATCGGCTGCGACGGTTCAAGGGCGAGCTGCAGGCTGCCGCAGTCGATGTCATCGGTCCACAAGCGATCGTTGATCTGAGAGTCGCCGAGCAGTCGAAAACGGCTGTGGTTGGCGGCCGCGTCACGCCGATAAAAGGCGGACCGGTACAACGGGAATTTCCCGGCTTGGTTGCTGTTGATCCGGCCCCAGTCGAATCTGCCGCCGCCGTACCGTCCTCTCCCCCCGCTGCCCCCAGCACGATTCACCCGCCCTTGCTCCCATCTGATACTATTGAGCAGTCGCCTCCTCCGGCCGCGGCAACGATTTTTCGTTTGCCCAGCGTGCCAGCTGCAAGCCACAATGCTTCCTCCCCGGACGATTCGTCTGATCAAACTCCTGCTCAACAACCTCACCGCATGGCGCGTCGTAACTTTGCATCGCTCGACGCCTTTGTAGTAGGAGAGGGGAATCGTCTCGCGCACGCTGCAGTCAAAAACCTGCTGAGCCAGCTCGGCCGTTACTCGCCGCTGTTCCTTTCGGGACCACCCGGCAGCGGCAAGACGCACCTGCTCGAAGGTTGCTGGCGCTATGCCCGCCAAGTCGCGCCGCAGCGCCGCACTATTTATCTGTCTGCCGAACAGTTCACCACACAGTTCGTCGAAGCCCTGCGCGGCTCCGGGTTGCCCAGCTTTCGTCGCAAGTATCGCGATGTCGAATTGCTGCTGATCGACGACTTGCAATTCTTCGCCGGTAAACCGTCGACCCTCACCGAATTGCAGCACACCGTCGATACGCTCCTCCGCGCCGGCCGCCAGGTTGTCTTCGCCGCTGATCGCAGCTTGCCCGAGCTGAAGAACCTCGGCAGCGAGCTCGTCGGCCGTATCGGCGGCGGCTTGGTTTGTGCAATCGATGCCGCCGATCTGCAAACTCGGCTCGGCATTCTCGAACAACTCGCTGGTTCGCATCAAACGCCCACGCCGAAGACCGTGCTTGAGTGGCTCGCCACGCAACTCGACGGCGATGCCCGCCAACTCGCCGGCGCGCTCAATCGTTTGCATGCCACCAGCGAAGCCCTGCACTGCCGCATCGACCTGCCGTTCGCGCAGCGGGCGCTCGCCGATCTGGTTCGCGTCAACCGCAAGGCAGTCCGCCTCGCCGACATCTCAAACACGATCTGCGAAATGTTCGGCATCGACGAGCAGTCGCTCCAATCCGAAAGCAAGTCGCCGGTCGTCAGTCATCCTCGCATGCTCGCCATGTGGCTGGCCCGCAAATACACCCGCGCCGCCCTCTCCGAAATCGGCAAGCACTTCGGCCGCAAGAGCCACACCACCGTCATCTCGGCCGAAGACAAAGTCAGCGAATGGCTCGTCAGCGGCAAGAAGAGCCTCCTCCTCCCCGAAGGGGACTGCCGTCTCGAAGACGTCGTCAAACGGGTTGAATCTCAATTGCGCCTGGCATAG
- a CDS encoding DUF1559 domain-containing protein — translation MNRKWTMARVSRRRGSWGFTLVELLVVIAIIGVLVALLLPAVQAAREAARRMQCQNNLKQMALAAHNHHDTYLYFPNAGSDGPTRTCCNADDRRGWSWAFQLLPFIEQQNVFDQTSDAVVNLAAIKSHYCPTRRPPAKYGSSAKNDYAANGGNVIGEYGKEGCFIRQWATVSTTTPLSTPVDQQRRMADLLDGTSQTLMIGEKQVHPTTWGTAGGDNEPWNNAGWDECIVRFGSETPQPDHLHPDSTQPTFWSRRFGSTHPGGVNVARADGSVINVTFSVDATVWKNFCTIRDGNILNGPF, via the coding sequence ATGAATCGGAAATGGACCATGGCGCGAGTGTCGCGCCGGCGCGGATCTTGGGGATTTACGCTTGTCGAATTGCTGGTCGTGATTGCCATCATTGGAGTGCTCGTAGCGCTCCTCTTGCCAGCCGTGCAAGCGGCCCGCGAAGCAGCGCGGCGGATGCAATGTCAGAACAATTTGAAGCAGATGGCGCTCGCCGCGCACAATCATCACGACACCTATCTGTACTTTCCCAACGCCGGCTCCGATGGTCCCACGCGGACTTGCTGCAATGCAGATGATCGCCGCGGCTGGAGTTGGGCGTTTCAATTGTTGCCGTTTATCGAACAGCAGAATGTCTTCGATCAAACGTCCGACGCGGTCGTCAATCTCGCTGCGATCAAGAGTCACTATTGCCCCACGCGCCGTCCGCCGGCGAAATACGGCAGCTCGGCGAAAAACGATTATGCAGCCAACGGCGGCAACGTCATCGGCGAATACGGCAAGGAAGGTTGCTTCATTCGCCAGTGGGCGACGGTGAGCACCACCACACCGCTCAGCACGCCTGTCGATCAGCAGCGCCGCATGGCCGACCTGCTCGATGGCACGAGTCAGACGTTGATGATCGGCGAGAAGCAAGTCCATCCCACCACGTGGGGCACGGCAGGAGGCGACAACGAACCGTGGAACAATGCGGGTTGGGACGAGTGCATCGTTCGCTTCGGTTCCGAGACGCCGCAGCCCGATCATCTTCATCCGGATAGCACGCAACCCACGTTTTGGTCGCGCCGCTTCGGCAGCACGCATCCGGGCGGCGTGAACGTTGCCCGCGCCGATGGATCGGTCATCAACGTCACTTTCAGCGTCGACGCAACGGTGTGGAAAAACTTCTGCACGATCCGCGACGGCAACATTCTCAACGGCCCATTTTAA
- a CDS encoding DNA-3-methyladenine glycosylase family protein, with protein sequence MSDSNGHHPRSEEIIAHLSAADKKLAGLIEQAGPFRLLPANGTIFSGLLKAIVYQQLSGKAAGTIHGRVIALLPKKPTEHAAAIATLSDETLRGAGLSRNKLLSIRDLAARSSEGLVPERKQLVKMDDEAIIESLTEVRGVGRWTAEMILMFTLGRLDVLPVADLGIRKGFALTYAKKGATEDLAEMDAITKQGRRWQPFRSAAAWYLWRACDLAKTTP encoded by the coding sequence ATGAGCGATAGCAACGGCCATCATCCGAGGTCTGAGGAGATCATCGCGCATCTGTCTGCTGCGGATAAGAAGCTCGCGGGGCTGATTGAGCAGGCGGGGCCGTTTCGGTTGTTGCCGGCGAACGGGACGATTTTTTCCGGGCTGCTGAAAGCGATTGTTTATCAGCAGCTCTCAGGCAAAGCGGCCGGAACGATTCACGGCCGGGTGATTGCGTTGTTGCCGAAGAAGCCGACCGAGCACGCTGCCGCGATTGCGACGTTGTCGGATGAAACGCTTCGTGGCGCGGGGCTGTCGCGCAACAAGTTGCTGTCGATTCGCGACCTGGCGGCGCGTAGTTCCGAAGGACTCGTCCCCGAGCGCAAGCAACTCGTGAAGATGGACGACGAAGCCATCATCGAAAGTCTGACCGAAGTTCGTGGCGTGGGCCGCTGGACGGCGGAGATGATTTTGATGTTCACGCTCGGCCGGCTCGACGTGCTGCCGGTTGCTGACCTCGGAATTCGCAAAGGCTTTGCGCTGACGTATGCGAAGAAGGGCGCGACCGAAGATCTTGCCGAGATGGATGCGATCACCAAACAAGGCCGCCGCTGGCAACCCTTTCGATCGGCAGCGGCGTGGTACTTGTGGCGGGCGTGCGATCTGGCGAAGACGACGCCCTAA
- a CDS encoding helix-turn-helix domain-containing protein, which yields MPRALALAVRRAIWRRSKNGQSVALIAQELELCERTVRSFLQRLRARGEAALAANYQACGRERSQDAEVVRRRTLRLREQHRRWGAERLRIELTRWFVAAQLPSTRTLQRWLRTTRPAPSGRRQGTRVTRAEQPHHVWQIDAAEQKRLASGAPVSWLRVADECSGAVLMSFVFSPRSLHAGSRGSRAGLFAAGF from the coding sequence ATGCCTCGTGCTTTGGCTTTGGCGGTTCGGCGGGCGATTTGGCGACGATCTAAGAATGGGCAGTCGGTGGCGCTCATCGCCCAGGAGTTGGAGTTGTGCGAGCGGACGGTGAGGAGCTTTTTGCAGCGGTTGCGGGCGCGGGGCGAGGCTGCGTTGGCGGCCAATTATCAGGCGTGCGGCAGAGAGCGTTCGCAGGATGCGGAAGTGGTGCGGCGGCGAACATTGCGATTGCGTGAGCAGCATCGGCGCTGGGGCGCTGAGCGTTTGCGAATTGAATTAACGCGGTGGTTTGTTGCGGCTCAACTTCCCAGCACGCGCACATTGCAGCGCTGGTTGCGGACCACGCGGCCTGCGCCGAGTGGTCGTCGCCAGGGCACGCGCGTGACGCGAGCAGAGCAGCCGCACCACGTTTGGCAGATTGATGCTGCGGAGCAGAAGCGACTGGCCAGCGGCGCGCCGGTGTCGTGGTTGCGCGTGGCCGATGAGTGCAGCGGCGCGGTGCTAATGTCGTTTGTTTTTTCCCCTCGGTCACTTCACGCAGGTTCCCGTGGTTCGCGTGCAGGCCTGTTTGCGGCAGGTTTTTAG
- a CDS encoding DEAD/DEAH box helicase has protein sequence MSFESLELAPEILRAVLAEGYTNPTPIQAQSIPHLLAGMDLLGCAQTGTGKTAAFALPILTKLLTTEPQPAPQAEHNSVATHGRFHEDEQGHAHMLKAFSRTRHAPKYRRPTRALILSPTRELASQIADSFRTYGKGTRLRDVVVYGGVSQNPQVRLLQQGVDLIIATPGRLVDLTQQGWVDLSTIEMFVLDEADRMLDMGFMPDIRRIINFLPRERQTLLFSATMPGPIKQLAEQILSNPAIVTIAPEKLTTELIDQHVYHVTKAQKADLLTGLVQRPGFSRTIVFTQTKHGADRVCKQLERVGVRCEAIHGNKSQNARQRALNAFKASQIQVLVATDVAARGIDVDNITHVIQYDLPGEPETYVHRIGRTGRAGQSGLAISFCDPEQRIELRDIERLINRKLDVQKDHPEGIEVLNVAPAPQRAAPPPGKFRFGGAVRGKRFDGPRNGGGGNRPPRAERGERSFGGPRNDRPREDRSFGGPRNDRPAADRPRAERPHGDRPRGDRPHGDRPFGDRPRGDRPHGDRPHGERRGEGRGEFRGESRPFRGDRPARGEGRPFGDRPARGEGRPFGDRPDRAERPARGANVPRPANAKNYGGSGKFKFKANRRPTQAK, from the coding sequence ATGTCATTTGAATCGCTAGAACTAGCGCCAGAGATTCTGCGCGCCGTGTTGGCCGAAGGCTACACGAACCCCACCCCGATCCAGGCCCAGTCGATCCCGCATCTGCTGGCCGGCATGGATCTGCTCGGCTGTGCCCAGACCGGCACGGGTAAGACGGCTGCGTTTGCGCTGCCGATTTTGACGAAGCTGCTCACCACCGAACCGCAACCAGCCCCGCAGGCCGAGCACAACTCGGTGGCGACGCATGGCCGGTTTCATGAGGATGAGCAAGGCCACGCTCACATGCTGAAGGCGTTTTCGCGCACTCGGCATGCTCCCAAGTATCGCCGGCCGACGCGGGCGCTCATTCTCTCGCCGACGCGCGAACTGGCTTCGCAAATCGCCGATAGCTTTCGCACGTATGGCAAGGGCACTCGGCTGCGCGACGTCGTGGTGTATGGCGGTGTGAGCCAGAACCCGCAAGTTCGCCTGCTGCAGCAGGGTGTGGATCTGATCATTGCCACGCCCGGTCGCCTCGTCGATCTGACGCAGCAAGGCTGGGTCGATCTGAGCACGATCGAAATGTTTGTGCTCGACGAAGCCGACCGCATGCTCGATATGGGTTTCATGCCCGACATTCGCCGCATCATCAATTTCCTGCCGCGCGAACGGCAGACGCTATTGTTCTCGGCGACCATGCCTGGTCCGATCAAGCAACTGGCCGAACAGATTCTGTCGAACCCGGCGATCGTGACCATCGCTCCCGAGAAGCTGACGACGGAACTGATCGATCAACACGTCTATCACGTGACGAAGGCTCAGAAAGCCGATCTGCTGACGGGACTCGTGCAACGGCCCGGGTTCTCGCGGACGATTGTCTTCACGCAAACCAAGCACGGCGCCGATCGCGTTTGCAAGCAACTCGAGCGCGTCGGTGTTCGCTGCGAAGCGATCCACGGCAACAAGAGCCAGAATGCTCGCCAACGTGCGCTGAATGCGTTCAAGGCCAGCCAGATCCAAGTGCTCGTCGCCACCGACGTCGCGGCTCGCGGCATCGATGTCGACAACATCACGCACGTCATTCAATATGACCTGCCGGGTGAGCCAGAGACCTACGTGCATCGCATCGGCCGCACCGGCCGGGCTGGACAATCGGGTCTGGCGATTTCGTTCTGCGATCCGGAACAACGGATCGAACTGCGCGACATCGAACGACTGATCAATCGCAAGCTGGACGTGCAAAAGGATCACCCGGAAGGGATCGAAGTCCTGAATGTCGCGCCGGCTCCGCAACGAGCTGCTCCTCCGCCGGGCAAGTTCCGCTTCGGCGGTGCTGTTCGTGGCAAGCGGTTCGACGGTCCACGCAATGGCGGCGGTGGCAATCGTCCGCCTCGTGCTGAACGGGGCGAACGCTCGTTCGGCGGCCCGCGGAATGATCGTCCTCGCGAAGATCGCTCGTTTGGCGGCCCACGCAACGATCGTCCCGCTGCTGATCGGCCTCGCGCTGAACGGCCACATGGTGATCGTCCTCGCGGCGATCGGCCGCATGGTGATCGGCCCTTCGGCGACCGCCCACGTGGCGATCGTCCGCACGGTGACCGACCCCACGGCGAACGTCGTGGTGAAGGACGCGGCGAGTTTCGTGGCGAAAGTCGTCCGTTCCGCGGCGATCGACCCGCGCGGGGCGAAGGCCGTCCTTTCGGTGATCGTCCGGCCCGCGGCGAAGGGCGCCCCTTTGGCGATCGTCCCGACCGTGCTGAACGTCCCGCTCGCGGCGCCAACGTGCCTCGTCCTGCCAACGCCAAGAACTACGGCGGCAGCGGCAAGTTCAAGTTCAAAGCCAACCGTCGCCCAACCCAGGCCAAGTAG
- a CDS encoding REP-associated tyrosine transposase, which produces MRNYGDILNRPKVFFITFNVYRRRRLLDLDQPKRIILGVLEALRLQAGLKCIGFVIMPNHVHALLWIPAGQSLSFVMHEWKRRSSLLIRTWYTAKAANYFREFGMGRRFWQPKYYPFEIESREKAEEILDYMHLNPTRSQLVQRAVDWKWSSARWYLARRTVGVPIEWVDF; this is translated from the coding sequence ATGCGGAATTACGGTGATATCCTCAATCGGCCGAAGGTTTTCTTCATTACCTTCAACGTCTATCGTCGTCGCCGTTTGCTCGATCTTGATCAACCCAAGCGGATCATTCTCGGAGTCTTGGAAGCATTGCGTCTGCAAGCCGGTCTGAAGTGCATCGGCTTTGTGATCATGCCGAATCATGTGCATGCGCTGCTCTGGATTCCAGCCGGGCAATCGCTGAGCTTCGTGATGCACGAGTGGAAGCGCCGGTCGAGTTTGCTGATTCGCACCTGGTACACGGCGAAGGCCGCGAACTACTTTCGTGAGTTCGGAATGGGGCGCCGATTCTGGCAGCCGAAGTACTATCCGTTTGAAATCGAGTCGCGCGAGAAGGCTGAAGAGATACTCGATTACATGCATCTCAATCCAACTCGCTCACAGCTGGTGCAGCGAGCGGTGGATTGGAAGTGGAGTTCGGCGCGGTGGTATCTGGCGAGGCGGACTGTCGGTGTCCCAATTGAGTGGGTCGATTTCTAG